The following are encoded together in the Verrucomicrobiota bacterium genome:
- a CDS encoding adenylyltransferase/cytidyltransferase family protein codes for MTKEQLTPWRAALRTAGRSLVVTNGCFDLLHLGHVTYLEAARNLGDALLVGVNADATVRQLKGAGRPVNSESDRATVLAALQSVDGVYVFPEYDARTLLTLVQPDIYAKGGDYTIDTINQEERRLVESLGGKVAVLGGVPGRSTTGLIEKMAKS; via the coding sequence TTGACAAAGGAACAATTGACGCCGTGGCGGGCCGCGTTGCGGACCGCCGGACGGAGTTTGGTGGTTACCAATGGCTGCTTTGATCTACTGCACTTGGGGCATGTGACTTATCTTGAAGCCGCCAGAAACCTGGGGGACGCCCTGCTGGTGGGTGTCAACGCCGATGCCACCGTGCGCCAGTTGAAGGGGGCCGGCCGACCTGTGAACTCCGAATCCGACAGGGCCACGGTACTGGCCGCCCTCCAAAGCGTGGATGGGGTGTATGTGTTCCCGGAATACGACGCCCGTACTCTCTTGACGCTGGTTCAGCCGGACATTTACGCGAAGGGTGGCGATTACACGATTGACACCATCAACCAGGAGGAGCGCCGCTTAGTGGAAAGCCTGGGCGGCAAAGTCGCGGTACTCGGTGGCGTGCCGGGCCGTTCCACCACGGGCCTGATTGAAAAAATGGCCAAGAGTTGA
- a CDS encoding aspartate-semialdehyde dehydrogenase, protein MNHNPHIAVVGATGAVGIEMIKTLEKRNFPVGKLTLLASARSVGKTLTYRGQDCVVTELTKDSFKGIDIALFSAGGSISKEFAPLAAKAGCVVVDNSSAFRMDDSVPLVVPEINAADVKWHKGIIANPNCTTAITLMALYPLHAAFNCKRIFASSYQAVSGTGAKAIEELKRQVQQIVNGQPVTTDVYPYQIAFNVLPQVDSFLGTGYTKEEMKMENEGRKIMHHPGFRASVTCVRVPVYRSHSVAVSAEFEKPVTVDAARAVLLKAPGLDVLDDPANRKYPMPLYTSEKYNCEVGRIRKDCALDNGLCFWVSGDQLLKGAALNAVQIAEELIKL, encoded by the coding sequence ATGAACCATAATCCGCATATCGCAGTGGTCGGTGCCACGGGAGCCGTGGGCATCGAGATGATTAAGACCCTCGAGAAACGCAATTTCCCGGTGGGTAAGCTGACTTTATTGGCCTCGGCCCGCTCCGTGGGCAAGACGTTGACGTATCGCGGCCAGGATTGTGTCGTCACTGAACTCACTAAAGATTCGTTCAAGGGCATTGACATCGCGCTATTCAGTGCGGGCGGCTCCATTTCCAAGGAATTCGCCCCGCTGGCGGCCAAGGCAGGCTGTGTGGTGGTGGATAATTCCAGCGCGTTCCGCATGGATGACAGCGTTCCGCTGGTGGTGCCCGAGATCAATGCCGCCGATGTGAAATGGCACAAAGGCATTATCGCCAACCCGAATTGTACGACGGCCATCACCTTGATGGCGCTGTACCCGTTGCATGCCGCCTTTAACTGCAAGCGCATTTTTGCCTCCAGCTACCAGGCCGTGTCCGGTACCGGAGCCAAGGCCATTGAGGAACTTAAGCGGCAGGTGCAGCAGATTGTCAACGGCCAGCCGGTCACGACGGACGTTTACCCGTACCAGATCGCTTTCAACGTCCTGCCGCAGGTGGATTCCTTCCTGGGCACCGGCTATACGAAGGAAGAAATGAAGATGGAAAACGAGGGTCGCAAGATCATGCATCATCCCGGTTTCCGCGCCAGCGTTACCTGCGTGCGCGTGCCGGTGTACCGCTCGCATTCCGTCGCGGTCAGCGCCGAATTCGAGAAGCCGGTCACAGTGGACGCCGCGCGCGCAGTGCTGCTTAAGGCGCCGGGGCTGGATGTGTTGGATGATCCCGCCAACCGGAAATACCCGATGCCGCTGTACACCTCAGAAAAGTATAATTGCGAGGTCGGACGCATCCGCAAGGATTGCGCGCTGGATAACGGCCTGTGCTTCTGGGTATCCGGCGATCAGTTGCTCAAAGGAGCGGCGCTTAATGCGGTGCAGATTGCTGAGGAATTGATCAAGCTCTGA
- the hisB gene encoding imidazoleglycerol-phosphate dehydratase HisB codes for MPKRQAQIKRDTKETQIKLRLNLDGTGKSEIQTGLAFFDHMLTLFAKHAVVDLQLRCDGDLAVDAHHTVEDCGIALGQAVLQALGDKKGIRRYGAGFDPRNPFCGEAFVPMDECLARCVVDFSNRPFLVWRGMDKLPFKRITVAEKTQDMSSAFRFGLAREFFQGFANEARCNLHLELLYGEEPHHVVEALFKAFAKAVDFACQHDPRVANQLPSTKGML; via the coding sequence ATGCCAAAACGTCAGGCACAAATAAAAAGGGATACCAAAGAAACGCAGATCAAGCTGCGCTTGAACCTGGATGGAACGGGTAAATCCGAAATCCAAACCGGGCTTGCGTTTTTTGATCACATGCTCACGCTGTTCGCCAAACACGCGGTCGTGGATCTGCAATTGCGCTGCGACGGCGACCTGGCGGTGGACGCGCACCACACGGTCGAGGATTGCGGAATCGCGCTGGGACAGGCGGTATTGCAGGCGTTGGGCGATAAGAAAGGCATCCGCCGTTACGGGGCGGGCTTTGACCCGCGCAATCCGTTCTGCGGCGAAGCGTTTGTGCCCATGGATGAGTGCCTGGCGCGCTGTGTCGTGGACTTTAGCAATCGGCCATTCCTGGTCTGGCGCGGTATGGATAAACTGCCCTTCAAGCGCATCACCGTCGCCGAGAAGACCCAGGACATGTCCAGTGCGTTCCGCTTTGGGCTGGCCCGGGAATTCTTTCAAGGCTTTGCCAACGAGGCGCGCTGCAACCTGCATTTGGAATTGCTCTACGGCGAGGAACCGCATCATGTGGTGGAAGCGCTGTTCAAAGCGTTTGCCAAGGCGGTGGACTTTGCCTGCCAGCACGATCCGCGCGTCGCCAACCAGTTGCCGAGCACCAAAGGCATGCTCTAA
- a CDS encoding methylated-DNA--[protein]-cysteine S-methyltransferase translates to MSLPTLTVATEDGIFIMACTTQGVCRLEFPVQNQKTITNADASSVDKNTVRLATAALQKILNGKTPDALPPLDLSAATPFRQRVWRELQKIPPGTTKSYAAIARAIGSPQAARAVGAACGANPIPLFIPCHRVITTGGKLGGFSAGLRWKRLLLEREAAACHSSLPAATS, encoded by the coding sequence ATGAGCCTGCCAACCTTAACCGTAGCCACGGAAGACGGCATTTTCATCATGGCCTGCACCACCCAAGGGGTTTGCCGTCTGGAATTTCCCGTCCAAAATCAAAAAACGATCACCAACGCCGACGCGTCTTCGGTTGATAAAAACACAGTGCGCCTGGCCACCGCAGCGCTACAAAAAATTCTTAACGGCAAAACTCCCGATGCACTGCCGCCACTGGATCTGTCCGCTGCCACACCGTTCCGACAGCGCGTCTGGCGGGAATTGCAAAAAATTCCACCCGGAACCACCAAAAGCTACGCGGCCATTGCCCGCGCGATTGGTTCACCGCAGGCAGCGCGGGCCGTTGGCGCGGCGTGTGGCGCCAACCCCATTCCGCTGTTCATTCCCTGCCACCGCGTTATCACCACCGGTGGCAAGCTGGGCGGATTTTCGGCGGGGCTGCGCTGGAAACGGTTGCTTTTGGAACGGGAGGCGGCGGCGTGCCATAGCAGCTTGCCAGCAGCAACGAGTTAG
- a CDS encoding dUTPase yields MEKPDQLRELFRMQQALNERIGVQTAGMTDEEKTKWVLNYCRAMSQEIAELTDSVPWKWWAKYQKLDQQNARVEVVDLFHFLISLAQVLGMSADDVFQAYVKKNEVNFKRQESGYTQKDHDDSKHI; encoded by the coding sequence ATGGAAAAACCTGATCAATTACGTGAATTATTCCGGATGCAACAAGCGCTCAATGAGCGCATCGGCGTCCAAACCGCCGGCATGACCGACGAGGAAAAAACCAAGTGGGTGCTGAACTATTGCCGGGCCATGTCCCAGGAAATCGCGGAGCTAACCGATAGCGTGCCGTGGAAGTGGTGGGCGAAGTATCAGAAGCTCGACCAGCAAAATGCGCGGGTGGAAGTGGTGGACCTCTTTCATTTTCTCATCAGCCTGGCACAGGTGTTGGGCATGAGCGCCGACGATGTCTTCCAGGCGTACGTGAAGAAAAATGAAGTAAACTTCAAACGCCAGGAAAGCGGGTACACACAGAAAGACCACGACGATTCCAAGCACATATAA
- a CDS encoding class I SAM-dependent methyltransferase: MDLEQHQVEIQKNLHYWQNKPLLQEIYAGFYRRIVSLIDQRIPGKIVEIGSGIGNLKTHLPGAITTDLFPNPWLDLVCDAYELPFADGAVSHLVAFDVFHHLEAPNAFLKEAHRALCPGGRIILFEPFISAASYPVYGWLHHEPVALRKPIQQATTLPPPRAYYAAQGNATRLFFKQEIPGWPEGWSIFHREAFSAFHYLLSGGYSKPACYPAAGLNRMRRLDAALSRWPRLFGGRCLVGLTRR, translated from the coding sequence ATGGATTTAGAACAGCATCAGGTCGAGATTCAAAAGAACCTGCACTATTGGCAGAACAAGCCACTATTGCAGGAAATTTATGCGGGCTTTTACCGGCGGATTGTGAGCCTTATTGACCAGCGCATCCCCGGTAAAATTGTGGAAATCGGTTCCGGTATCGGTAATTTGAAAACCCACCTGCCCGGTGCCATCACCACCGACCTTTTCCCCAACCCCTGGCTGGACCTGGTCTGCGATGCCTACGAACTGCCGTTCGCGGATGGTGCGGTGTCCCACTTGGTGGCGTTCGATGTGTTCCATCATTTGGAAGCGCCCAACGCCTTCCTGAAGGAAGCGCACCGGGCACTTTGTCCGGGGGGGCGGATCATTCTGTTCGAGCCGTTCATCAGCGCTGCCAGTTATCCCGTTTATGGTTGGTTGCACCATGAACCAGTCGCCTTGCGAAAGCCCATCCAACAGGCAACCACGCTGCCGCCTCCCCGCGCCTATTACGCAGCGCAAGGCAATGCCACCCGGCTCTTTTTCAAACAGGAAATCCCCGGCTGGCCGGAAGGTTGGTCCATTTTTCACCGGGAAGCGTTCAGCGCCTTCCATTACCTGCTATCTGGCGGCTACAGCAAGCCGGCCTGTTACCCCGCCGCCGGGCTGAACCGGATGCGCCGGTTGGACGCCGCCTTGTCCCGCTGGCCGCGCCTGTTTGGCGGGCGTTGCCTGGTAGGCTTGACGCGGCGTTGA